GGGAGCCCTCGAGAACGTGACCATCAACCTCATCGACCTGAAGAGCGCCGGGGACGCCACCGGGCCGATCGAAACCGAGGTCGCTCGCTTGCGGCTCCCCGTGTAGGGCATCGGATGACGCTCCCCCGGCCGCTCGTTTGGGTCAACTGCGCCGCCTCCGCCGACGGACGTCTCGCCTTCGACCGTGGAGCGCGCGCGCGCCTATCCGGTCCAGAGGACCTCGCCCGTGTGCAGCGCCTCCGGGCGGAGTCGGACGGCATCGTGATCGGCGTCGGGACCGCGATCGCGGATGATCCGTCCCTGCGCGTCCACTGGGAGCTGTTGGACGGCGCGCCGGGAAGCCCTCCGGCACGCATCGTGCTCGATTCGGCCGGACGCCTTCCGGCGACCTCCCGTCTCCTCGATGGAAGTCTCCCGACGATCATCGCGACGAGCGAGCGGTGCGCGCGACAGTACCCGGCCCACGTTACGACGATCGTTGCGGGCGCCGAGCGCGTGGACCTCGAGCGGCTCTATCCGGAGCTCCACGCGCGGGGCCACCGTCGCCTCCTAGTGGAGGGGGGGGCGCGAGTACTCGCGAGCGCGCTCAAGCCGGGCCTCTTCGACCGGTTCACGATTTACATCGCGCCCTTGATCATCGGCGAGCACGAGGCTCCGCCGGTCGTATCGGGCCCGGCGGCGCGCCGGATGGAGGACGTCCTTCCGCTCGACCTCCTCGCGGTCGATCGTCTCGGGGCCGGCTACGTCGCCTCGTACGGCCCGCCTCGCGCGGCCCCGCCGCTTCCACCGTGAGGGAGGGCACACCCCGTCGCACGCCTTATCCGCTATCGGCGTTCGACCCGCCCGAGGTCCCGCTCATGAAGCTCGTGCACTTTTCGCTCGCCGACCAGTTCCACTTCGGGATGCTGACCGACTCGAACGAGTACATCGATCTCGACACCGCGTGCCGCGATTACTACGGTGTGAACCCGGTCAAGGGCGCCGACCCGAGCCGCTTCCGCGACATGCAGTCGTTCTTCGCAGGCGGCGCGGAGTCGGTCGAGATCACGAAGAAGATCATCGATTACATCGATCGCCGTCGCAAGGCCGGGTGGACCCCGCGGGCCGCGACCGGCGCCCGCTTCCTGTTCAAGCCGGAGGAGGGCGTGAAGCTCCTCGCCCCGGTCGTGCGCGGGGTGAAGATCTATTGTCTCGCGTCCAACTCCAAGAGCCACGTCGCCGAGCAAGGGAAACCGCTCCCGGCCCGGCCGTACGTGTTCACCCGCTTCTTCAATAGCCTGGTCGGCCCCAGCGAGCCGCTCGTCCTGAACCCGGCCGGGACGTTCCCCGACGTCGAGCTCGAGCTCGCCATCGTGATCGGTCAGCGCGGCAAGCACATCTCGGCGTCCGAGGCGATGAACTACGTGGCGGGCTACACGATCGTGCTCGACATGGGCTACCGCGACCTGCAGTACCCGAGCGAGGGCGTCGTCGACTGGGTGATGGGCAAAGGGTTCGACGCAACGATGGCGGTCGGTCCCTGGATCGTCCCGAAGGAAGAGATGGGGAACCCGTACCCGCTCGTCATGGAGCTGAAGGTCGGGGGCGTCGTGCGGCAGGGCGGCGACACCAACGACTACATCTTCCGCATTCCCGAGATCATCGAGCACCTCTCCCGCGGCATCACCCT
Above is a window of Thermoplasmata archaeon DNA encoding:
- a CDS encoding dihydrofolate reductase family protein, with protein sequence MTLPRPLVWVNCAASADGRLAFDRGARARLSGPEDLARVQRLRAESDGIVIGVGTAIADDPSLRVHWELLDGAPGSPPARIVLDSAGRLPATSRLLDGSLPTIIATSERCARQYPAHVTTIVAGAERVDLERLYPELHARGHRRLLVEGGARVLASALKPGLFDRFTIYIAPLIIGEHEAPPVVSGPAARRMEDVLPLDLLAVDRLGAGYVASYGPPRAAPPLPP
- a CDS encoding fumarylacetoacetate hydrolase family protein, translating into MKLVHFSLADQFHFGMLTDSNEYIDLDTACRDYYGVNPVKGADPSRFRDMQSFFAGGAESVEITKKIIDYIDRRRKAGWTPRAATGARFLFKPEEGVKLLAPVVRGVKIYCLASNSKSHVAEQGKPLPARPYVFTRFFNSLVGPSEPLVLNPAGTFPDVELELAIVIGQRGKHISASEAMNYVAGYTIVLDMGYRDLQYPSEGVVDWVMGKGFDATMAVGPWIVPKEEMGNPYPLVMELKVGGVVRQGGDTNDYIFRIPEIIEHLSRGITLEPGDLISLGTLAGSPGFEFGKESRRLQAGDQVEAAIERIGRLVIPVKAEAPPPPATPGTAPSA